Proteins encoded by one window of Kwoniella dejecticola CBS 10117 chromosome 7, complete sequence:
- a CDS encoding adenylylsulfate kinase, which produces MATNITFHPGAVTEDERNTLLNQKGATIWLTGLSASGKSTIATALEQHLLHKKLHAYRLDGDNIRFGLNKDLGFDQASRVENIRRIGEVSLLFSLSSTIAITAFISPYISDRELARSLHEKHSSAIPFIEVYVDAPLEVVESRDPKGLYKKARAGEIKDFTGISAPYEAPAKPEIHIRTDQVHVAGAVEIIVKYLEEKGLIPA; this is translated from the exons ATGGCTACCAACATCACTTTCCACCCAG GAGCCGTCACTGAGGATGAGCGAAATACCCTGCTCAACCAAAAAGGAGCTACGATCTGGTTAACTGGATTGAGCGCTTCCggtaaa TCCACCATCGCTACTGCCTTGGAACAACACCTGCTGCACAAGAAATTGCATGCTTATAGGTTGGATGGGGATAATATCCGATTCGGattgaacaag GATCTCGGCTTCGACCAAGCTTCTCGAGTTGAGAAC ATCCGAAGAATCGGAGAAGTCTCCCTCCtgttctccctctcctccacaATCGCCATAACAGCGTTCATCTCTCCTTACATCTCCGACCGAGAGCTCGCTCGATCATTACACGAGAAGCACTCCTCCGCCATCCCATTCATCGAAGTGTACGTGGATGCTCCGTTGGAAGTCGTAGAGTCTAGAGATCCGAAGGGTCTGTACAAGAAGGCCAGAGCAGGAGAAATCAAGG ACTTCACCGGTATCTCAGCACCGTACGAAGCCCCCGCCAAGCCCGAGATTCACATCAGAACGGACCAAGTCCACGTTGCTGGTGCCGTGgagatcatcgtcaagtaCCTCGAGGAGAAAGGCTTGATCCCTGCATAG
- a CDS encoding mitochondrial inner membrane protease ATP23: MSSDPTEVQERQTQTQVGDSLAFERWRMSLSNFTGLGLTPEQKIQREEEKERSVLERDWNKCEKWKRTLMTNSPMITFMLQHLKNAGCEFDSSSIQCHPCPETRSGGFSTEHGILLCQNRFFNKKHLEDTLSHELIHAFDHCRFKVDWFNLRHHACSEIRAANLSGDCRWTREVKRGFYSFNKQHQACVKRRAILSVIANPSCESPEMAERAVNEVWKSCFKDTRPFDEIY, encoded by the exons ATGTCATCCGATCCGACCGAAGTGCAAGAACgccagactcagactcaagtAGGAGACTCACTGGCGTTCGAAAGATGGCGTATGTCATTATCGAACTTCACAGGTCTAGGCTTGACCCCCGAACAGAAGATACAgcgggaagaggagaaagagcggAGTGTACTGGAGAGGGATTGGAATAAGTgtgagaagtggaagaggacgtTAATGACGAATA GCCCAATGATCACCTTCATGCTCCAACACCTGAAAAACGCGGGGTGCGAATTCGACTCGTCCTCTATCCAATGTCATCCATGCCCTGAAACTCGCTCTGGGGGATTTTCGACGGAACATGGGATTTTACTATGCCAAAATCGGTTTTTCAACAAGAAACATTTAGAAGACACGCTCAGCCACGAGTTGATACATGCCTTTGATCATTGTCGGTTCAAGGTCGATTGGTTTAATCTGAGGCATCATGCGTGTtctgag ATCCGCGCAGCCAACCTGTCGGGAGATTGTAGATGGACGAGAGAAGTAAAAAGGGGGTTTTACAGTTTCAATAAACAGCATCAG GCATGCGTCAAACGCCGAGCGATACTCAGCGTGATAGCCAACCCGTCGTGCGAGTCGCCTGAGATGGCTGAAAGAGCAGTCAACGAGGTTTGGAAGAGCTGTTTCAAGGACACCAGACCGTTTGATGAAATATATTAG
- a CDS encoding ribonucleoside-diphosphate reductase, alpha subunit: MVMWIYKRDGRKEPVAFDKVTARINKLSYGLDPNFVEPAEITQKVIVGIHAGITTVELDNLAAETAAYLTTKHPDYAILAARIAISNLHKETKKLFSNVIQDLYEWVNPKTGKHAPMIADDVYKIVMDNKETLDSAIIYDRDFAYNYFGFKTLERSYLLRVNGKIVERPQHMIMRVAVGIHGANMEKVIETYNLMSERYFTHASPTLFNSGTPHAQMSSCFLVAMRDDSIDGIYDTLKTCAQISKTAGGIGLHIHNIRAKGAYIAGTNGYSNGIVPMLRAYDATARYVDQGGNKRPGAFAIYLEPWHADVFDFLDLRKNHGKEEVRARDLFYALWIPDLFMKRVEQDGDWTLMCPSECPGLADVHSEEFEKLYEGYEKAGKGRKTIKAQKLWFAILEAQTETGGPFILYKDAANSKSNQQHLGTIKSSNLCTEIIEYSAPDEVAVCNLASLALPAFVDLERRTYDFKKLHEITKVVTKNLDQVITRNYYPVPEAKNSNMRHRPVGLGVQGLADAFMALRMPFDSPAARELNIQIFETIYHAALEASCELAQELGKYPSYEGSPISQGKLQPDFWGRTPTDLWDWTELRANIAKHGVRNSLLVAPMPTASTSQILGWNECFEPYTSMLYARRVLSGDFQVVCPWLLRDLINLGLWDDNMKNLIIAAGGSIQNIPQIPAELKAIYKTVWEISQKAVIDLAADRGAFIDQSQSLNIHLANPSFSQLTSMHFYGWKRGLKTGAYYLRTKPSANAIQFTIDAATLKQAKSNAAAGGKPGSPAPAAAAAAAGPSAESLVAPMRQVKIATTASSAPVPQPAQSREDSPKPSEEEEISYEEAKRRAEERAEAALQCSIENKDACLMCSG, from the exons ATGGTCATGTGGATCTACAAGAGAGACGGCCGAAAGGAGCCTG TCGCTTTCGATAAAGTCACCGCCCGTATAAACAAGCTTTCATACGGTCTTGACCCTAATTTCGTCGAGCCTGCCGAGATCACCCAAAAGGTTATCGTCGGTATCCACGCTGGTATCACCACTGTTGAATTAGAT AACCTTGCCGCTGAAACCGCAGCATACCTTACCACCAAACACCCAGACTACGCTATCTTAGCCGCCCGAATCGCCATCTCCAACTTACACAAAGAGACTAAAAAGCTCTTCTCCAATGTCATTCAAGATTTGTACGAATGGGTCAACCCCAAGACTGGTAAACACGCTCCCATGATCGCCGACGATGTCTACAAGATCGTCATGGACAACAAAGAGACCCTCGACTCGGCGATCATCTATGATCGAGATTTCGCTTACAACTACTTCGGTTTCAAGACTCTCGAACGATCCTACCTCCTGAGAGTGAATGGAAAGATCGTCGAGAGACCCCAACACATGATCATGCGAGTCGCTGTCGGTATCCACGGTGCTAACATGGAAAAGGTCATTGAGACTTACAACCTCATGTCCGAGCGATATTTCACCCATGCCTCTCCCact CTCTTCAACTCTGGTACTCCTCACGCTCAAATGTCTTCTTGTTTCCTTGTTGCCATGAGAGACGACTCCATCGACGGTATCTATGACACTCTTAAGACTTGCGCTCAAATCTCCAAAACCGCCGGTGGTATCGGTCTTCACATCCACAACATCCGAGCCAAAGGTGCTTACATCGCTGGTACCAATGGGTACTCCAACGGTATCGTACCCATGTTGAGAGCTTACGATGCTACCGCTCGATACGTCGATCAAGGTGGTAACAAGAGACCTGGTGCTTTCGCAATCTACCTCGAGCCATGGCACGCCGATGTGTTCGACTTCCTCGACTTGAGAAAGAACCACGGTAAAGAAGAAGTCCGAGCCAGAGATCTCTTCTACGCCCTCTGGATCCCCGATCTCTTCATGAAGCGAGTCGAACAAGATGGTGACTGGACCTTGATGTGTCCATCGGAATGTCCCGGTCTTGCTGATGTCCACTCCGAAGAGTTCGAGAAGCTTTACGAAGGATACGAGAAAGCCGGCAAAGGTCGAAAGACCATTAAAGCTCAAAAACTTTGGTTCGCTATCCTTGAAGCGCAAACGGAAACCGGTGGACCTTTCATCCTTTACAAGGACGCTGCCAACTCCAAGTCCAACCAACAGCACTTGGGTACCATCAAGTCTTCCAACTTGTGCACTGAAATCATCGAGTACTCTGCTCCTGATGAAGTAGCAGTATGTAATTTGgcttctctcgctctcccTGCTTTTGTCGACCTTGAACGACGAACCTATGACTTCAAGAAACTCCACGAGATCACCAAAGTCGTCACTAAGAACTTGGATCAAGTAATCACCCGAAACTACTACCCTGTTCCTGAGGCCAAGAACTCCAACATGCGACACCGACCAGTCGGTTTGGGTGTGCAAGGTCTCGCAGATGCCTTCATGGCGCTTCGAATGCCATTCGATTCTCCAGCTGCTAGAGAACTCAACATCCAAATCTTCGAGACTATCTACCACGCCGCTTTGGAGGCTTCCTGTGAGTTGGCACAAGAGCTCGGCAAATACCCTTCATACGAAGGATCGCCTATCTCTCAAGGCAAACTGCAACCCGACTTCTGGGGTAGAACACCCACCGATCTCTGGGACTGGACTGAACTCCGAGCCAACATTGCCAAACACGGTGTCCGAAACTCGTTATTGGTCGCTCCTATGCCTACTGCGTCCACATCTCAAATCTTGGGTTGGAACGAATGTTTCGAGCCATACACATCGATGTTGTACGCTCGAAGAGTGCTCTCCGGTGACTTCCAAGTTGTGTGCCCATGGTTACTTCGAGATCTCATCAACCTTGGTCTGTGGGACGATAACATGAAGAACCTGATCATCGCCGCTGGTGGTTCTATTCAAAACATCCCTCAGATTCCTGCTGAGCTCAAGGCTATCTACAAGACGGTATGGGAGATCTCGCAAAAGGCAGTCATTGATCTCGCTGCTGATCGAGGAGCGttcatcgatcaatctcaatcgctCAACATTCACTTGGCCAACCCATCCTTCTCTCAACTGACCTCGATGCACTTCTACGGATGGAAGCGAGGACTCAAGACCGGTGCCTACTACCTTCGAACAAAACCTTCTGCCAATGCCATTCAATTCACTATCGATGCTGCTACACTTAAACAAGCCAAATCCAATGCTGCTGCCGGAGGCAAGCCAGGCTCTCCTGCAccagctgctgctgctgctgctgcgggACCATCGGCCGAAAGTCTTGTGGCTCCGATGAGACAAGTAAAGATCGCCACCACTGCTTCATCAGCACCTGTACCCCAGCCAGCTCAAAGTCGAGAAGACTCGCCTAAACCttcggaagaggaggaaatctCGTACGAGGAAGCCAAGCGAAGAGCCGAGGAGAGAGCTGAAGCCGCTTTACAATGTTCGATCGAGAACAAAGACGCTTGTTTGATGTGCTCTGGATAA